The Oryzias latipes chromosome 16, ASM223467v1 genomic sequence ACTGCAGGATTGTTTTCTCGAACTCCGACAGGATCTCCTCCGCGGCGGCGGACAGTTTCTGTCTGACCAGATGTCTGAGAGAACCGAGCCGAGACATTCTCCCTCTGCTCTTTCTCCAAGTTCGGCCGGAACCGGACCTGCTGCCGCCCTTCTTCCTGGATTGTGTGGACATTTGATTTACGAGGACTCGGCGCTTTACCGCCACCTGCTGGTCAGGAGTGAGAATGCAGCCGGTCCACACATAAGgggaatacaaaaaaaacagattacaaCGGAAAAAAGTTAGAGACTGAAAGAAATATTGTGAATCTGCACATTTTAGCATGTTGTTTCTCTGCCTCCTCTCTGTTATATGGACGTGTATTGTATTCAATaattctttcatgtttttcttgatacttttaaaaaaaaactacaaaagcaaaaactacaaacacactGTAAATGTTGTATACCTAAAGAATGACTCAAAAAACaagacagtaaaaaaacaaaaacaaaaaagttacaaaaacatttttttgaaaaaaagaaaaattataccaaaattcatgtaaaaaatgtcaaaaaacaagaaaacatttttttgtggaaatagtttttttataaattgaaaGACCAATCAATGGTTCCACCTGAGTCACCTGTACCAGCTGCTGTTCATCGCTGTGGTTCCAGAGAATCAGGACGGAAGTTTAAAAACCGCTTCCTGATTAACGGAGCTCCATCTACCCTCGCAGATCCAAACCCTGGGAacatctggggctgtgggcgtggcttacagaaacacaactttaaaaatctattaattCTTTATAGAATAAAACGTTTCCTCATACTTGATCCTCATACGCTGCAGATGAGGTTTTAGGACATTTTTAGCTAAACAAACATCCTGAAAGGTCAGAAAAGAGGCGATGAGGCGGCGTCCACGGCTGTCTGTGATGCAGACGTGTTTCCACAGAGCTCATCCATGAAGGAATCTGATCTctgtttatgtgtttgtttttttactaattaattaactttcttccatttcttcatttgttttttgtttatttatttgattcccATAAAACAGTTACACTTTTTAATTTCTcacaaacaaatgaaagtaCAAATGCATCAGACAGCGAACACAAACTTGTGTGGATTCCTtgtgtgttcatattttttggattattttactatctgacttttttttacatcttgttTCTTGATTTGGCCTCTTTGTGGTTGAAGATCATTTCATAACCCGACACGCGGATGAAGACCCTCAGCGGTCCCACACAGAGAGGTCTGGACCCCAGcagaaggtcagaggtcagcatCCAACATGTCTGCTTTAAAGTCTGCTCTCAGAGCGGCAGGAAGTCGGTTGGCGTGAGAGCAGGGCGGTTGGCTCCTCCTTCCCGGTTTCGGTCTGCGTCTTTGTGGAGAGGCGTCTGCGTTTCTCGTGGATGGCGGCGGCGCTTAAACACAAAAGctgtttgttgtttatgtttGGCTGTCTGTCGTTTGTTGGTGAGCTTGCTTGGAGGTAAAGCAGACCGCGACACGCTCCACAGGTTCAGCTGCTGAGGAGCCGGGGTCCCTCAGAGGAGGCCTCCTTCAGTCTTCTCCTCTTCTGCACGTCAGCATGGCGGTCACCAGGCCCAGCAGCACGATGACGGGAACCAGCAGCAGCACGCCGTACAGCAGCCACGGCTCCGGGTACACGCCCACAGCTGCGGCAGAAGAGCACATGAACGTCGTCCTGCAGGGAAACCTGAAGGCTTTCAGCATGGACACAAGGaggaaaactgcattttagagcGATGTGACGGCTGGACAAACTCACCGGGGAGGTTTGAAGATGCTGATGTTGTGTTggctccgcctcctcctgcCTCTGAGAAGACAACATCAGCAGAGCTGCTTTAGTGAAAACGTGTTTCCCCTAAGACGTCTGCCTCCTCTGCATCCCGACGGGTCTTCTGGTTCGTTCTGTTTCACGCTTCCTACGATTCCACGTGAACCAGAAACCGCTTCTTGCAGGCGTCTTTTGAGTTTTCAAACGACTGAACTCTCAGATGCGCTTCGATGAAGGCTGCTTCCTCCCTGAGGAAGAGGATTACCCGTGTCgttgaggatgaagaggctctTGGTCATCAGACCTTCTCCGAGGAGCAGCCGGCACTCGTACCTCCCGGCCCCCTGCAGAGCGACGCCCTTGGACAATGTGAAGGGCTGGGCCTGAGCTGCGTCTGCGTCTGCATCTGCGGCTGCAGGGCCGGCTGCTTGGAGTCTCTGTCCATCATGGAAGATGGACAGCGAGAAGGCGGCGTCCTGCGTCACTTTACCTTCACAGCAGAGCAGAGCCTGGTCCAGCCGGCAGCGCTCAAAGAGCAAGTTGTCTGAAAACGAACACAGATGTTTCATCAGCACAGCTGGTCTGCCATGGAGGCCACGCCCAGCTGGGGGAGATCTGCAGGAGCCCGTGCCGCTCCTCTTCACTGCTGCATCAAAGGGAGAAGTGGATCCAGAAGGGAGATTTACCGTACAGCAGAAGCTTGGTTCTGCTCCCGTTCCTCCTGAAGCTGCCCCCCTGCTCCGTCCGGACCGACACTTTACAGAGGTAGCTCCCGCTGTCGGCCCACCTGACGCCTCTGAGGAACAGGGGCTGGTTTGTGGGCGTCCGCTCGCTGCCCGGCTGTTGAACGTGGGAGGACGGCGACACGCT encodes the following:
- the LOC105356059 gene encoding uncharacterized protein LOC105356059 isoform X2; its protein translation is MLLLIPGLLSEVVVQQPPIVFAAVGQDVLLPCVLQLSGQSLKTNPVFYWTRGTESVSPSSHVQQPGSERTPTNQPLFLRGVRWADSGSYLCKVSVRTEQGGSFRRNGSRTKLLLYDNLLFERCRLDQALLCCEGKVTQDAAFSLSIFHDGQRLQAAGPAAADADADAAQAQPFTLSKGVALQGAGRYECRLLLGEGLMTKSLFILNDTEAGGGGANTTSASSNLPAVGVYPEPWLLYGVLLLVPVIVLLGLVTAMLTCRRGED
- the LOC105356059 gene encoding uncharacterized protein LOC105356059 isoform X1; this encodes MQEPPRRFPSPEQRWSSAVLMLLLIPGLLSEVVVQQPPIVFAAVGQDVLLPCVLQLSGQSLKTNPVFYWTRGTESVSPSSHVQQPGSERTPTNQPLFLRGVRWADSGSYLCKVSVRTEQGGSFRRNGSRTKLLLYDNLLFERCRLDQALLCCEGKVTQDAAFSLSIFHDGQRLQAAGPAAADADADAAQAQPFTLSKGVALQGAGRYECRLLLGEGLMTKSLFILNDTEAGGGGANTTSASSNLPAVGVYPEPWLLYGVLLLVPVIVLLGLVTAMLTCRRGED